From one Phocoena sinus isolate mPhoSin1 chromosome 4, mPhoSin1.pri, whole genome shotgun sequence genomic stretch:
- the ILDR1 gene encoding immunoglobulin-like domain-containing receptor 1, translating to MSPELPAPWLLLFTWLPAGCVSLLVTVQHTERYVTLFASVVLKCDYTTSAQLQDVVVTWRFKSFCKDPIFDYYSASYQAALSLGQDPSNDCNDSQREVRIVAQRRGQNEPVLGVDYRQRKITIQNRADLVINEVMWWDHGVYYCTIEAPGDTSGDPDKEVKLIVLHWLTVILIILGALLLLLLIGVCWCQCCPQYCCCYVRCPCCPDRCCCPEEALAHQRNMKQAQALGPQMIEKPLYWGADRSSQFSSYPMNPLLQRDLSLRSSLPEMPLTQTTAHPPIANGVLEYLEKELRNLNPAQPLPADLQGRSGHPRSMLSSLGSEVVERRIIHLPPLVRDLPSLRRTSNSSHQQWLPSPPPGPWDLREGRRQHRYSDFQQEHRDREPQRWALEQRELGRLRSGRHRGSRQRGSPTPWSDRDSLSDGPSSSEARWPPNRPRLRSRFPERARGPSPRGSAQGHQRRRHRSYSPPLPSGLSSWSSEEEEEKERHSRNWGPRRRRRRRSRSPNWPEEKPPSYRSLDVTPGKNGRKKGSVERRSERESSHSGRSVVI from the exons ATGAGCCCCGAGCTGCCCGCACCTTGGCTGCTGCTCTTCACCTGGCTCCCAGCAG GGTGTGTGTCCTTGCTGGTGACAGTCCAGCACACGGAGCGCTATGTCACCCTGTTTGCCTCCGTCGTTCTCAAATGTGACTACACCACCTCTGCCCAGCTCCAGGATGTGGTGGTGACGTGGCGCTTCAAGTCCTTCTGCAAGGACCCCATCTTTGATTACTACTCTGCAT CATACCAGGCGGCTTTATCCCTGGGCCAGGACCCATCCAATGACTGCAATGACAGCCAGCGGGAGGTGCGCATCGTGGCCCAGAGGCGGGGGCAGAACGAGCCCGTGCTGGGGGTGGATTACCGGCAGCGCAAGATCACCATCCAGAACC GAGCAGATCTTGTGATTAATGAAGTGATGTGGTGGGACCATGGAGTGTATTATTGCACCATTGAGGCTCCAGGGGACACGTCAGGAGACCCAGATAAGGAAGTGAAGCTCATTGTCCTGC ACTGGCTGACAGTGATCTTGATCATCCTGGGGGCCCTCCTTCTGCTCCTGCTGATTGGAGTGTGCTGGTGCCAGTGCTGTCCTCAGTACTGCTGCTGCTACGTCCGCTGCCCCTGCTGTCCCGACCGCTGCTGCTGCCCCGAGGAAG CCCTGGCCCACCAACGCAACATGAAGCAGGCTCAGGCCCTAGGCCCTCAGATGATCGAAAAACCCCTGTACTGGGGGGCGGACAGGAGCTCCCAGTTTTCATCTTATCCAATGAATCCACTGCTGCAGCGAG ATTTGTCCCTGCGATCCAGCCTCCCAGAGATGCCATTGACCCAGACCACCGCTCACCCTCCCATCGCCAACGGTGTCCTAGAGTATTTGGAGAAAGAGCTGCGGAACCTcaacccagcccagcctctgccGGCTGACCTCCAAGGCAGATCTGGGCATCCTCGCAGCATGCTGTCCTCCCTGGGCTCTGAGGTCGTGGAACGCAGAATCATCCACCTGCCCCCGCTGGTCAGAGACCTGCCGTCTCTGCGGAGGACCAGCAActcctcccaccagcagtggCTCCCCTCGCCTCCCCCCGGACCCTGGGAtctgagggaggggagaaggcagcaCCGCTACTCTGATTTCCAGCAGGAGCACCGGGACCGGGAGCCTCAGCGCTGGGCGCTGGAGCAAAGGGAGCTGGGCCGACTGCGGAGCGGAAGGCACCGCGGCTCCAGGCAGCGCGGGTCACCCACGCCCTGGTCAGACAGGGACAGCCTCAGCGATGGCCCCTCGTCCAGCGAGGCCCGCTGGCCGCCCAACCGCCCCCGTCTCCGGAGCCGCTTCCCAGAGAGAGCCCGCGGGCCCAGCCCCCGGGGCAGCGCCCAGGGACACCAGAGGCGCCGGCACCGCAGCtactcccctcccctgccctccggGCTCAGTTCCTGGAGctccgaggaggaggaggagaaggagaggcatTCCCGGAATTGggggccccgccgccgccgccgccgtcgctcGCGCTCCCCAAACTGGCCTGAGGAGAAGCCACCCAGTTACCGCTCGCTGGATGTCACCCCAGGCAAGAATGGCAGGAAAAAAGGGAGTGTGGAGAGGCGCTCG GAGAGAGAGAGCTCCCATAGTGGAAGGAGTGTGGTCATTTAG